The following nucleotide sequence is from Nitratidesulfovibrio termitidis HI1.
GCCGTGCCTGCACGGTGTGGCCCTGTCGCGTTGTCGGGACACCGCGCCGTACGTGCCTGCACGGTGACGGGGCGTGCCCTGTGCCGTGAATTTGTTTCACGCGTCAGGTGCCGTGGTGGAAAAAAATAGATGCACGGGCAATTTTTGAGCGAAAAGCAAGAAAGTGTCTGTGGAAAAGTTTTTTCGTTGATGTGGAAAACAAGGGCTTCCAGCTGTGGAAAGTCTTGCCTGCCAAGGTGTGCGCAAAACGGCGGAATGACGCCATCGAGTGGTTAGATTCTGTGATTACAGTATGTTGGCTTGGAAAAAGTCTTGGGAAACAGGGCGCGTGTTCCGCATGACGACAGGCGCTTTTCCTCCATTGCAACCCGGCCACGAACTCCGTAAACCAAGCACCATGATTTCAATTTGGGGCCAAATTCAGAATATTCTAGAAAAGAGTCTCAATCCGGGGCTCTTCAAGGTCTGGATCTCGCCGTTGGCGGCAGAGATTCAGGACGACGTGCTGCGCCTGGTGGCTCCCAACGAATTCGTTGCGGCCTGGGTCCGCGACCGGCTGCTGGATGACATCGTGCAGGCGGCCACCACCGTGCTGGGCAGTGCCCCCACCGTGGTGGTGGATGCCGCGCCGCATGGCGCGGGCACCCTTTCGCCGCGTACGGGCCGTGCGGGTGCTTCCGCATCCGGCACCGTACCGGACGCGGCAGACGGCGCGCAGGCCATGCCCGTGCCCGCCGCCCAGATTTCCCCTGCCGTGCAGGCCGGTGCCGTGCGCTCCGCATCAGGCGCCGTCGCGCGTTCCGCCCACGCTGCCCAGATTTCGCAGTTGGGTCTGCCGCTGGACATGCCCGCCCCGAATCGCGCCCTGAACTGGCGCTTTTCGTTCGACTCGTTCGTGGTGGGGCCCAACAACGAGCTGGCCTACGCGGCCTCGCGCGGCATCTGCCGCGAGACCCTTTCTGCCGATACGCTGTTCCTCAGCTCCGGTCCGGGACTTGGCAAGACGCACCTGATGCAGGCCGTGGGCCGCGCCCTGTGCGACGTCAGCAACCGGGCCACGCCGCGCGTGGAGTATCTGACCGCCGAAGAATTCGCCACCCGGCTCATCGCCGCCCTGAAGGCGCGGGAAGTGGACCGCTTCAAGGCCCGCTACCGCGACGTGGACGTGCTGTTGCTGGAGGATGTCCACTTCCTGCAAGGCAAGGAACGCATGCAGGACGAGGTGCTGGCCACGGTGAAGGCGCTGAAGTCGCGCGGCAGCCGCGTGGTGCTGTCCAGTTCGTTCGCCGCGCGTGACCTCAAGAACCTGGATACCCAACTGGTTTCGCGCTTCTGCTCGGGCTTTCTCGCGCACATCGACAAGCCCGGCTTCGAAACGCGCCGTCGCATCCTGTGCGAAAAGGCCCGCCTGCACCAGGTGATGCTGCCCGACAACGTCACCGACCTGCTGGCCGACCACATCCGCACCGACGTGCGCCAGATCGAAAGCTGCCTGCACAACCTGGTGCTGAAGGCCAAGCTGCTGAACCGCCAGATTTCCATGGAGATGGCCTGGGAAGTGCTGGGCCACTATGCCCAGCAGGAAGTGGTCATGGACTTCGAGGGCATCGTGCGCAAGGTGTGCGAAGGCTTCGGCATTTCGCCCAAGCAGCTCAATTCGCGCAGCCGCAAGCGTGAATACGTGGTTGCCCGCAACTCCGTGTTCTACCTGGCCCGCAAGCACACCGACCTTTCGCTGAAGGAGATCGGCGACCGGTTCAGCCGCCGCCACTCCACGGTGCTGAAGGGCATCACCTCCATCGAGCGCGAAATGAGCCGCGAAACGCCGTTGGGCCGTCAGGTCACCAACACGCTGTCGCTCATCGAACGCAACGGTCGAATTACCTACCCCTGACCATGGGGGGGCCGCCGCGTACGCGGTCGGCAAGGCGTATGCCATTGCGGCGGCGCGGACCTCCCCGGTTCGCGCCGCCTTTCGTTTGCCAGGGGCCAGACCGCCAGCCTGCGGATGCCATTGGCATAGCGGCCTTTTCTTTTACGGCACGCTGGGGTATCGCAAAGCTTCCCCCAGCGATCGAGAGCGTCACTGCAATGTGCGGTGGCGTGGGAGCACAACAGGAGGACCGGACAATGCAGGAACCGCCCTACAAGGATATCGCGCCGCGCCTGGCCGGGCTGCGCGACGCCTGCGGCTTTTCGCGGCAGGAACTGGCGGCCAAGGTGGGCGTTGCCGAGGCAGACGTGGCCCGCTTCGAAACCGGCGAGGTGGAGATACCGGTGAGCTTTCTCACCGACGTGGCCCGTGAATGCGGCGTGGACCTGACCGCGCTGATCTCCGGCGGCGATGCCCATCTGCACGGCTACAGTCTGGTGCGCAAGGGCGAAGGCCTTTCGGTGCAGCGCCGCAAGGACTACGACTACTGGAACCTGGCCTCGCGCTTCACCAACCGGCGCATGGAGCCGTTTCTGGTGCGCGTGCCGCCCAAGGAAGAAAAGGACCTGGTGTTCAACTATCACCGGGGCCAGGAATTCATCTACATTCTGGAAGGCCGCCTGGAGATATGGCTGAACGACGCGCGGCACGTTCTGGGCGCGGGCGACAGCCTGTACTTCAGTTCGCGCATCCCGCACGCCCTGCGCGGCCTTGACGGCGCGGACGCGGTATT
It contains:
- the dnaA gene encoding chromosomal replication initiator protein DnaA translates to MISIWGQIQNILEKSLNPGLFKVWISPLAAEIQDDVLRLVAPNEFVAAWVRDRLLDDIVQAATTVLGSAPTVVVDAAPHGAGTLSPRTGRAGASASGTVPDAADGAQAMPVPAAQISPAVQAGAVRSASGAVARSAHAAQISQLGLPLDMPAPNRALNWRFSFDSFVVGPNNELAYAASRGICRETLSADTLFLSSGPGLGKTHLMQAVGRALCDVSNRATPRVEYLTAEEFATRLIAALKAREVDRFKARYRDVDVLLLEDVHFLQGKERMQDEVLATVKALKSRGSRVVLSSSFAARDLKNLDTQLVSRFCSGFLAHIDKPGFETRRRILCEKARLHQVMLPDNVTDLLADHIRTDVRQIESCLHNLVLKAKLLNRQISMEMAWEVLGHYAQQEVVMDFEGIVRKVCEGFGISPKQLNSRSRKREYVVARNSVFYLARKHTDLSLKEIGDRFSRRHSTVLKGITSIEREMSRETPLGRQVTNTLSLIERNGRITYP
- a CDS encoding helix-turn-helix domain-containing protein — encoded protein: MQEPPYKDIAPRLAGLRDACGFSRQELAAKVGVAEADVARFETGEVEIPVSFLTDVARECGVDLTALISGGDAHLHGYSLVRKGEGLSVQRRKDYDYWNLASRFTNRRMEPFLVRVPPKEEKDLVFNYHRGQEFIYILEGRLEIWLNDARHVLGAGDSLYFSSRIPHALRGLDGADAVFLDVIS